One genomic region from Bactrocera tryoni isolate S06 chromosome 3, CSIRO_BtryS06_freeze2, whole genome shotgun sequence encodes:
- the LOC120771095 gene encoding ubiquitin-protein ligase E3C, translating to MFGFDGDYRRRPVQSLGGASQSCDRDTIIRKAQQERQKRNELRRQNNGAIVLQSYTRSFIHRQRRKRLEREAFDDFLRSHRDRVIEDECLGYLLKRLLFFYTSRESKDGERLIDVCQQIIRQPERLLRNSSKEFIWLYRLKKLLDVCLTQMTLPQTSPAIPLRMLEVFTATSVLERYMEDETRVQAYLKVVFNFLVNHEYFIRLRHLMETKCPPLDGETLHAPSPFADAIFQLMLRPLLLKDEISGIYEEFCKHILAKPFTDPIRNYVLPALAECVDFPFSNLIRILHRLTINPQAEKMQVDSTPGSTISTSSFTDKTPKAESLEIQRSAIFSSYLLNAILILDRKQLDSLDTQNLVSAYIKVVAEISVKILQLPKSTLKLSVVHHQRTDAEESSDDDEDEEEQSRRSQKSNNDLDAGPPSLSSEEQNVLLECVNLLNDSHRVRMLTEQTDTYLADEKVLYALCEICHNLMIYNKQAVFEYKLLYTLAFMPNVVRAIWFTLTTQSSQLGFNAPLSLISKGVVPKQNGVEQTIPLLATFCMLFGRLLPTLHDAEFCDEKLLLAKSLQSSLVAATHIRLMPFSIAEIIQLSKTLKEISLGLVDLAFPETRSNLNEHYRFVLGRSETDDKKMWQQKQVWANLLKVVVFVLNQIHTRDLRLGFCPESHWTVSRLDLPLDRPTDLPLTRGNRTRGIRPFQPIRDFTREDFENGPPMSTKQIRSITILREIPFVVPFNKRVGILQGLVAADKMRVQGNYQAFLQGPSIILKVRRSHLYEDAYDRLRPENEPDLRLKFRVQFISSLGLEEAGIDGGGVFREFLSELIKTAFDPNRGFFMVTTDNKLYPNPDVADLEPDFERHYYFIGRILGKAIYENLLVELPLAEFFLTKLAGKYADVDIHQLASLDPELYKNLLYLKDYEGDVSELNLDFTVASNSLGHTQVIELKPNGQSIPVTTSNRIEYLQLMADYKLNVQIRKHCVAFRRGLSNVLPVEWLYMFSNKELQILISGAEIPIDLDDLKKHCKYGGEYSLEHPSIVLFWSVLESFNDLQRRQLLKFVTSCSRPPLLGFKDLDPPFFIQNAGDMERLPTASTCTNLLKLPPFKTEEQMREKLLYAIQSGVGFELS from the exons ATGTTTGGGTTCGACGGAGATTATCGCCGACGTCCTGTACAAAGTTTAGGCGGTGCTTCGCAATCATGTGATCGTGATACAATTATACGTAAGGCTCAGCAGGAACGACAGAAACGCAATGAACTACGTAGACAAAACAATGGCGCAATTGTCCTGCAATCATATACACGCTCCTTTATTCATAGACAACGTCGCAAGCGTTTGGAGCGTGAAGCTTTCGATGATTTTTTGCGAAGTCATCGTGATCGTGTAATCGAAGATGAATGCTTGGGATACCTGCTAAAGcgcctgcttttcttttatacgAGTAGAGAAAGCAAAGATGGCGAACGTCTG ATCGATGTTTGTCAGCAAATTATACGTCAGCCCGAACGTCTACTTCGAAACTCCAGCAAAGAGTTCATTTGGTTATATCGTCTAAAAAAATTGCTTGACGTTTGCTTAACACAAATGACACTGCCACAAACCTCACCAGCCATACCGCTTCGTATGTTAGAGGTGTTTACAGCAACCTCAGTACTAGAACGTTATATGGAGGATGAAACTCGTGTGCAGGCCTACTTAAAAGTggttttcaattttcttgtaaatcATGAGTACTTCATACGTCTTCGCCACCTAATGGAAACGAAGTGCCCACCACTAGATGGCGAGACCTTACATGCGCCGAGTCCATTTGCTGATGCTATCTTCCAATTGATGTTACGTCCTTTACTCCTAAAGGATGAAATATCTGGTATTTATGAAgaattttgtaaacatatactCGCTAAACCCTTCACGGATCCCATACGAAATTATGTTTTGCCTGCGCTGGCGGAGTGTGTGGATTTCCcattttctaatttaataaGAATTCTACATCGTTTGACAATTAATCCTCAGGCTGAAAAAATGCAAGTAGACTCAACTCCAGGATCCACAATATCTACATCTTCCTTCACTGACAAAACGCCTAAAGCTGAAAGCTTAGAAATTCAGCGTTCAGCAATATTCAGCAGTTATTTGcttaatgcaattttaataCTTGACCGTAAACAATTAG ATTCTCTAGATACACAAAACCTAGTTAGTGCTTATATAAAAGTAGTGGCGGAGATTTCCGTCAAAATATTGCAATTACCAAAATCAACACTTAAACTGTCAGTGGTTCATCATCAACGCACCGATGCAGAAGAATCCAGCGACGACGATGAGGATGAAGAAGAGCAAAGCAGACGTTCACAGAAGTCGAACAATGATTTGGATGCTGGACCACCATCACTTAGTAGCGAAGAACAAAACGTACTTTTGGAGTGTGTGAATTTGCTAAACGATTCACATCGTGTACGCATGCTGACTGAACAAACTGATACATATCTTGCTGATGAAAAAGTGCTATATGCGTTGTGCGAAATTTGTCACAATCTTATGATCTACAATAAGCAAGCCGTTTTTGAATACAA ATTGCTGTACACACTAGCATTCATGCCAAATGTAGTTCGAGCAATTTGGTTCACGTTGACAACACAATCTAGCCAACTAGGATTCAATGCACCGCTTTCACTGATTTCTAAGGGTGTCGTGC CTAAACAAAACGGCGTGGAACAGACAATTCCTCTATTGGCTACATTCTGCATGCTGTTTGGTCGCCTTTTGCCTACATTGCATGACGCGGAATTCTGTGATGAAAAGCTGTTGCTGGCGAAATCGCTGCAGTCCTCATTGGTCGCCGCCACACATATTCGGCTAATGCCCTTCTCAATTGCTGAAATTATACAATTGTCAAAGACATTGAAGGAAATATCGCTGGGTTTGGTCGACTTAGCTTTCCCCGAGACTCGTTCGAATCTCAACGAACACTATCGCTTTGTATTGGGCCGCTCCGAAACGGATGataaaaaaatgtggcaacaaaaacaagtgtGGGCGAATTTATTAAAAGTCGTCGTATTCGTCTTGAATCAGATACATACGCGGGATTTGCGACTAGGTTTTTGCCCTGAGTCACATTGGACCGTGAGTCGTTTAGACTTGCCGCTTGATCGGCCCACTGATTTGCCATTGACGCGTGGTAATCGCACACGTGGCATACGCCCATTTCAACCTATACGTGATTTTACACGCGAAGACTTCGAAAATGGACCACCAATGTCTACAAAGCAAATACGCTCCATTACAATATTGCGTGAAATTCCTTTTGTTGTGCCATTCAACAAGCGTGTGGGTATATTGCAAGGCCTCGTGGCAGCGGACAAGATGCGCGTGCAAGGAAACTATCAAGCTTTTCTGCAAGGCCCATCGATTATTCTGAAGGTTAGGCGTTCACATCTATACGAGGATGCGTACGATCGCCTGCGACCCGAAAATG aGCCAGATTTGCGTCTGAAGTTCCGTGTACAGTTCATATCTTCACTCGGCCTGGAAGAGGCTGGCATCGATGGTGGCGGCGTTTTTCGCGAATTCCTATCCGAACTTATTAAAACGGCATTCGACCCGAACAGAGGTTTCTTTAT GGTCACAACGGATAATAAACTGTATCCCAATCCAGATGTAGCCGATCTGGAACCTGACTTTGAACGGCATTATTACTTCATTGGTCGTATACTCGGCAAGGCGATTTATGAAAACTTGCTCGTGGAATTACCATTGGCAGAATTCTTCCTAACCAAGCTCGCAGGCAAATATGCCGATGTTGACATACATCAATTGGCATCGCTCGATCCCgaactatataaaaatttactctACCTGAAGGACTATGAGGGTGATGTGAGTGAGCTGAATTTGGATTTTACCGTCGCCAGCAATTCTTTAGGGCATACACAAGTGATCGAATTGAAACCGAATGGCCAGAGCATACCGGTAACTACATCAAACCGCATCGAATACCTACAATTGATGGCCGATTATAAGTTGAATGTGCAAATACGTAAGCATTGCGTAGCATTTCGAAGAGGACTCTCTAATGTATTGCCGGTCGAGTGGCTGTATATGTTCAGTAATAAGGAATTACAAATACTTATATCCGGTGCTGAAATCCCCATTGACTTGgatgatttgaagaaacactGCAAATATGGCGGCGAATATAGCCTCGAGCACCCTTCCATTGTACTGTTCTGGTCGGTTTTAGAGAGCTTCAACGACCTGCAGCGCCGACAATTGCTCAAATTTGTGACAAGCTGTTCCAGGCCACCACTGCTGGGCTTCAAG
- the LOC120772038 gene encoding 7-methylguanosine phosphate-specific 5'-nucleotidase: MSNSRKIPDVNDSEVASAIINSKPLRLEDVSILNTDNCKIKDKQRVEKILNEFMSGGHERLQIVSDFDFTITKQRTSNGATVPSSFGIFEECKSLPPNFVKAARELHDIYRPIEVNPHISREEKVKAMIEWWTKSGQNLMGFTFDLKEIDEIAKKYAYSMRDNSHELFRNLDALNIPVLVFSAGLGNCVIAMLRQAGLFFPNMKVISNFLQFKDETMLNGFQEPIIHTFNKNETMLEGTDYYDLVHSRDHIILMGDSLADSGMADGVPASSHVLKIGFLFHHANEYLEEYMNTFDIVLIDDQTMNVPLTLLKLIEGKTPSTE, encoded by the exons ATGTCTAATTCACGAAAAATTCCTGACGTTAATGATAGTGAAGTGGCAAGTGCAATTATTAATTCAAAGCCTTTGCGATTAGAAGACGTATCCATTTTAAATACTGATAATTGCAAAATCAAGGACAAACAACgtgttgaaaaaattcttaACGAGTTCATGAGTGGAGGTCATGAAAGATTGCAAATAGTTTCAGATTTTGACTTCACCATTACAAAGCAACGAACATCGAATGGTGCAACTGTTCCCAGCAGCTTTGGTATTTTTGAAGAATGTAAATCGCTTCCCCCAAATTTTGTCAAAGCGGCCCGTGAGCTGCATGATATTTATCGTCCTATCGAAGTCAATCCGCATATATCGCGGGAAGAAAAAGTGAAAGCTATGATTGAATGGTGGACCAAGTCAGGCCAGAATTTGAT GGGGTTTACCTTCGACTTAAAAGAAATCGACGAAATCGCTAAGAAATATGCCTATTCTATGCGAGATAATTCACATGAATTATTTAGAAACCTGGATGCTCTCAATATCCCCGTACTTGTATTCTCTGCTGGTTTGGGAAATTGTGTCATTGCAATGCTTCGGCAAGCAGGACTTTTTTTTCCTAATATGAAGGTTATTTccaattttcttcaatttaaagACGAGACTATGTTGAATGGTTTTCAAGAGCCAATTATTCACACATTTAATAAAAACGAAACTATGCTAGAAGGTACAGATTACTACGATTTAGTGCATAGTCGAGACCATATTATACTTATGGGCGATTCCCTTGCTGATTCTGGCATGGCGGATGGTGTGCCAGCATCGTCTCATGTTCTGAAGATTGGATTTCTGTTCCACcat gCTAATGAATACTTGGAGGAATATATGAACACATTCGATATTGTGCTGATAGATGATCAAACAATGAATGTTCCCTTAACGCTATTGAAACTCATCGAAGGAAAAACGCCTTCTACGGAATAG